One genomic segment of Streptomyces sp. RerS4 includes these proteins:
- a CDS encoding transglycosylase domain-containing protein, producing MSEHRRKQPQSQGGGRAASRRAAQQRPGRSAGPGREVPPASPGGPPGGQVAYGSRADARRADRRGGSGRGRPGGKGANGGGGSRLIDYPRAGKSGWKRYVPSWKLVGGTSLGFFAVIVAGAGIGIASVGTPDAHKTAVAQNNVFQWADGSQMVATGGSTNRQIVSIDQIPVSMRNAVIAAENESFETDKGVDPMGIARAVVNMATGGSTQGGSTITQQYVKNTFLDSEQTLKRKVTELFIALKVGMTEEKDVVLAGYLNTAYYGRDAYGIQAAARAYFGKDCKDLNPSESAFLASLLKGPNLYNPDGGIGAAATPEANEKRARARWAWVLDREVAVGRMEKSEREKYKDSDFPARVESEQARGLNGQTGYLVDVAKAYVLKNGDITAEKLALGGYTIRTTFEKPKVDALVKAVEDTRNDFLDVKKRPEYDTFVQVGAASVDVKTGAIVALYGGPGFDQKHYSNNANTSGVPVGSTWKPYVLAAAMQYGTQNSRGSGISIDSKYNGDDLAVINNREGKPLLAADGTPFRQKNESPEAHGYVTLNEAMRQSINVPFAQLVFDVGHSKVRSVAKATGILEESMDGNNNASFALGTSTPSAIRMADSYATFAASGTHREPYSVQSVVKGGKELPGFEPPKEARAMDDAIADNITKVLQNVVENGTGTKAKKLGRPAAGKTGTTDQNKSAWFVGYTPQLSTSVTLFRNDPNAKGKDRKLLSMNHVGGVDSIHGGDIPAVIWTEYMREALKGTPVKQFPEAEDIGVVADSAGAPTPTPAAPSSPSASPSTSPSTSPSMVSPSPSPDGKPSCRPGPWNLCDPTTSGGAGNGGNTNGNGGNTGGLPSGGNTGEPSPSQTGRPGRPGGSTNWGSTMGITGG from the coding sequence ATGAGCGAGCACCGCCGCAAACAGCCGCAGTCCCAGGGCGGCGGCCGCGCCGCGTCCCGCCGGGCTGCCCAACAACGCCCGGGTCGGAGCGCCGGCCCCGGGCGCGAGGTACCCCCCGCGTCACCCGGCGGCCCGCCGGGCGGGCAGGTGGCGTACGGCAGCCGCGCCGATGCCCGCCGGGCCGACCGCCGAGGGGGCTCGGGGCGCGGTCGCCCCGGCGGCAAGGGGGCCAACGGTGGCGGCGGAAGCCGGCTCATCGACTACCCGCGTGCGGGCAAGTCCGGTTGGAAGCGGTACGTCCCGTCCTGGAAGCTGGTCGGCGGGACCTCCCTGGGCTTCTTCGCCGTCATCGTGGCGGGCGCCGGCATCGGTATCGCCAGCGTGGGAACGCCTGACGCGCACAAGACGGCGGTGGCGCAGAACAACGTCTTCCAATGGGCCGACGGCTCCCAGATGGTCGCGACGGGCGGCTCCACGAACCGCCAGATCGTCTCCATCGACCAGATTCCCGTGTCGATGCGGAATGCCGTGATCGCCGCGGAGAACGAGTCCTTCGAGACGGACAAGGGCGTCGACCCGATGGGCATTGCCCGCGCCGTGGTGAACATGGCCACCGGCGGCTCCACCCAGGGCGGCTCGACGATCACCCAGCAGTACGTGAAGAACACCTTCCTGGACTCCGAGCAGACCCTCAAGCGCAAGGTCACCGAGCTCTTCATCGCCCTGAAGGTCGGCATGACGGAGGAGAAGGACGTCGTCCTCGCCGGCTACCTGAACACCGCCTACTACGGGCGCGACGCCTACGGCATCCAGGCCGCCGCCCGCGCCTACTTCGGCAAGGACTGCAAGGACCTCAACCCGTCCGAGAGCGCCTTCCTCGCCTCCCTGCTCAAGGGCCCGAACCTGTACAACCCGGACGGCGGCATCGGCGCCGCCGCCACCCCCGAGGCCAACGAGAAGCGCGCCCGCGCCCGCTGGGCCTGGGTCCTCGACCGCGAGGTCGCCGTCGGTCGGATGGAGAAGTCCGAGCGCGAGAAGTACAAGGACTCCGACTTCCCGGCCCGCGTGGAATCGGAGCAGGCCCGCGGCCTGAACGGGCAGACCGGCTACCTCGTCGACGTGGCCAAGGCCTACGTGCTGAAGAACGGCGACATCACCGCCGAGAAGCTGGCGCTCGGCGGCTACACGATCCGCACCACCTTCGAGAAGCCCAAGGTCGACGCGCTCGTCAAGGCGGTGGAGGACACCCGCAACGACTTCCTCGACGTGAAGAAGCGGCCCGAGTACGACACGTTCGTGCAGGTCGGCGCGGCGTCGGTGGACGTCAAGACCGGCGCGATCGTCGCCCTCTACGGCGGCCCCGGCTTCGACCAGAAGCACTATTCCAACAACGCCAACACCTCCGGCGTCCCCGTCGGCTCGACCTGGAAGCCGTACGTCCTGGCCGCGGCCATGCAGTACGGCACCCAGAACTCCAGGGGCTCGGGCATCTCGATCGACAGCAAGTACAACGGCGACGACCTCGCGGTGATCAACAACCGTGAGGGCAAGCCGCTGCTCGCCGCCGACGGCACCCCCTTCCGGCAGAAGAACGAGAGCCCGGAGGCGCACGGCTACGTGACCCTCAACGAGGCGATGCGACAGTCGATCAACGTGCCCTTCGCCCAGCTCGTCTTCGACGTCGGCCACAGCAAGGTCCGCTCGGTCGCCAAGGCCACCGGCATCCTCGAAGAGTCGATGGACGGGAACAACAACGCCTCCTTCGCGCTGGGCACCTCGACGCCCAGCGCGATCCGCATGGCCGACTCCTACGCGACGTTCGCCGCGTCCGGCACCCACCGCGAGCCCTACTCGGTGCAGTCGGTCGTCAAGGGTGGCAAGGAGCTGCCCGGGTTCGAGCCCCCGAAGGAGGCTCGGGCCATGGACGACGCCATCGCCGACAACATCACCAAGGTGCTTCAGAACGTCGTGGAGAACGGCACCGGCACCAAGGCGAAGAAGCTGGGCCGTCCGGCCGCCGGCAAGACCGGCACCACCGACCAGAACAAGTCGGCGTGGTTCGTCGGCTACACCCCGCAGCTGTCCACGTCGGTGACGCTCTTCCGCAACGACCCGAACGCCAAGGGCAAGGACCGCAAGCTGCTGTCCATGAACCACGTGGGTGGCGTCGACTCCATCCACGGTGGTGACATCCCGGCCGTGATCTGGACCGAGTACATGCGCGAGGCCCTCAAGGGCACCCCGGTCAAGCAGTTCCCGGAGGCCGAGGACATCGGCGTCGTCGCGGACTCCGCCGGCGCCCCCACGCCCACCCCGGCGGCGCCCTCGTCGCCGTCCGCCTCACCCTCCACCTCTCCGTCGACGTCCCCGTCGATGGTCTCCCCCTCGCCCTCCCCCGACGGCAAGCCGTCCTGTCGTCCCGGCCCGTGGAACCTGTGCGACCCGACGACCTCCGGCGGCGCGGGCAACGGCGGCAACACCAACGGGAACGGCGGCAACACCGGCGGGCTGCCCAGCGGCGGCAACACCGGGGAGCCCTCCCCGTCCCAGACCGGCAGGCCCGGTCGTCCGGGCGGCTCGACCAACTGGGGATCCACCATGGGCATCACCGGCGGCTGA
- a CDS encoding glycosyltransferase 87 family protein has protein sequence MTQVHEDRPVLPTQQDEVAAAGSEIIGGPIGRHARLGGHWLNPVRVVALVLLGMFALGMAQKVPCYDWAWFRGAASQYTHACYSDIPHLYSARGFADGLTPYVDKFPDIAQDPKYGGMQYLEYPVLTGAFMQVASWLTPSSGSIQHREQMYWMVNAGMLMVCAAVIAVCVARTHRNRPWDALLLALAPAFALNATINWDLPAVALTAVAMLMWSRGRPGLAGVAIGLATAAKLYPALLLGVLFVLCWRAGKWRAFGAAVLGAVVAWLAVNLPVMYVAWDGWKRFYVFSQERPIDFGSVWLLISQRTGNPLEGANTYATGLTLLLCLAIGLLTLTAPRRPRFAQLAFLVVAAFILANKVYSPQYVLWLIPLAALARPRWRDFLIWQAGEVLYYLGIWFYLAYTSSGDKHQGLPVEGYQLAIAAHLLATLYLCAVVVRDILMPERDVVRQGGADDPSGGVLDGAEDVFTLSETRKAPQYTAPPEGQRVDWGVDPGR, from the coding sequence ATGACCCAGGTGCACGAGGACCGGCCCGTACTGCCCACGCAGCAGGACGAGGTCGCGGCGGCCGGCAGCGAGATCATCGGCGGCCCGATCGGCCGCCACGCCCGACTGGGCGGCCACTGGCTGAACCCCGTCCGCGTCGTGGCCCTCGTCCTCCTCGGCATGTTCGCGCTCGGCATGGCGCAGAAGGTGCCCTGCTACGACTGGGCCTGGTTCCGCGGCGCCGCCTCGCAGTACACCCACGCCTGCTACTCCGACATCCCGCACCTGTACTCCGCCCGGGGCTTCGCCGACGGACTCACGCCCTACGTCGACAAGTTCCCCGACATCGCGCAGGACCCGAAGTACGGCGGCATGCAGTACCTGGAGTATCCGGTGCTCACCGGCGCCTTCATGCAGGTCGCCTCCTGGCTGACCCCGTCCTCCGGCAGCATCCAGCACCGTGAGCAGATGTACTGGATGGTCAACGCGGGCATGCTGATGGTGTGCGCCGCCGTCATCGCCGTCTGCGTCGCCCGTACCCACCGCAACCGGCCCTGGGACGCCCTGCTCCTGGCCCTGGCCCCCGCCTTCGCGCTCAACGCGACCATCAACTGGGACCTGCCGGCCGTCGCCCTCACCGCCGTCGCCATGCTGATGTGGTCGCGTGGCCGGCCCGGCCTCGCCGGTGTCGCCATCGGCCTGGCCACCGCGGCCAAGCTCTATCCCGCCCTGCTCCTCGGCGTCCTGTTCGTGCTCTGCTGGCGGGCGGGCAAGTGGCGTGCCTTCGGCGCCGCCGTGCTCGGGGCCGTCGTCGCCTGGCTCGCGGTCAACCTGCCGGTCATGTACGTCGCCTGGGACGGCTGGAAGCGGTTCTACGTCTTCAGCCAGGAACGGCCCATCGACTTCGGTTCCGTCTGGCTGCTGATCTCACAGCGCACCGGCAACCCCCTGGAGGGGGCCAACACCTACGCCACAGGCCTCACGCTGCTGCTCTGCCTGGCCATCGGGCTGCTCACCCTGACGGCCCCGCGCCGCCCCCGCTTCGCCCAACTGGCGTTCCTGGTGGTGGCCGCGTTCATCCTGGCCAACAAGGTGTACTCGCCGCAGTACGTGCTCTGGCTCATCCCGCTCGCCGCGCTCGCCCGCCCCCGCTGGCGCGACTTCCTGATCTGGCAGGCCGGCGAGGTCCTCTACTACCTCGGGATCTGGTTCTACCTCGCCTACACCTCCAGCGGCGACAAGCACCAGGGCCTGCCCGTGGAGGGCTACCAGCTGGCGATCGCCGCCCACCTCCTGGCGACGCTCTACCTGTGCGCCGTCGTGGTGCGGGACATCCTGATGCCCGAACGGGACGTCGTACGGCAGGGCGGCGCGGACGACCCCTCCGGCGGCGTCCTGGACGGCGCCGAGGACGTCTTCACCCTGTCGGAAACACGAAAGGCGCCGCAGTACACGGCGCCTCCCGAGGGACAGCGGGTCGACTGGGGCGTGGACCCCGGCCGCTGA
- a CDS encoding alanine racemase has translation MALTLYVDTARWRAHQKQVTDQFPGLIPVCKGNGYGFGHERLCEEATRMGADILAVGTTYEAASIKDWFGGDLLVLTPFRRGEDPVPLPDRVIRSVSSVDGVRGLVGARVVIECMSSMRRHGVSEQDLGLLQSAIEDVRLEGFALHLPLDRPDGSDAVEEVIGWMDRLRAARLPLHTMFVSHLRAEELARLQQQFPQTRFRARIGTRLWLGDHDATQYRGSVLDVTRVSKGDRFGYRQQKAASDGWLVVVAGGTSHGVGLEAPKALHGVMPRAKGVARAGLATVNRNLSPFVWAGKQRWFAEPPHMQVSILFVPSDATEPKVGDELVAHLRHTTTQFDRVLDA, from the coding sequence ATGGCGCTCACGCTCTACGTCGACACCGCGCGCTGGCGTGCGCACCAGAAGCAGGTCACCGACCAGTTCCCCGGACTGATCCCGGTCTGCAAGGGCAACGGCTACGGCTTCGGCCACGAGCGGCTGTGCGAGGAGGCGACCCGCATGGGCGCCGACATCCTGGCCGTGGGGACGACGTACGAAGCGGCCAGCATCAAGGACTGGTTCGGCGGTGACCTGCTCGTCCTCACCCCGTTCCGGCGCGGTGAGGACCCGGTGCCGCTGCCGGACCGGGTGATCCGCTCGGTCTCCTCGGTGGACGGGGTACGCGGCCTGGTGGGCGCGCGCGTGGTCATCGAGTGCATGAGCTCGATGCGCCGCCACGGCGTCTCGGAGCAGGACCTGGGCCTGCTCCAGTCGGCGATCGAGGACGTCCGGCTGGAGGGCTTCGCCCTGCACCTGCCGCTGGACCGCCCGGACGGCTCGGACGCCGTCGAGGAGGTCATCGGCTGGATGGACCGGCTGCGCGCGGCCCGGCTGCCGCTGCACACCATGTTCGTCAGCCACCTGCGGGCCGAGGAACTGGCGCGGCTCCAGCAGCAGTTCCCGCAGACCCGCTTCCGGGCCCGTATCGGCACCCGGCTGTGGCTGGGCGACCACGACGCGACGCAGTACCGCGGCTCGGTCCTGGACGTCACCCGGGTGTCCAAGGGGGACCGGTTCGGCTACCGCCAGCAGAAGGCGGCCTCGGACGGCTGGCTGGTGGTCGTCGCGGGCGGCACCTCCCACGGGGTGGGCCTGGAGGCCCCCAAGGCCCTGCACGGGGTGATGCCGCGCGCCAAGGGCGTCGCCCGTGCCGGCCTGGCCACCGTCAACCGCAACCTGTCGCCCTTCGTGTGGGCGGGCAAGCAGCGGTGGTTCGCGGAGCCGCCGCACATGCAGGTGTCGATCCTGTTCGTGCCCTCGGACGCCACCGAGCCGAAGGTCGGCGACGAGCTGGTGGCGCACCTGCGGCACACCACCACCCAGTTCGACCGGGTGCTCGACGCCTGA
- a CDS encoding peptidoglycan bridge formation glycyltransferase FemA/FemB family protein has translation MSLSLSTISREQHLAYLQSLPSASHCQVPAWADVKNEWRSENLGWFDKSGELVGAALVLYRQLPKVKRYLAYLPEGPVINWFAPNLEEWLQPMLAHLKNQGAFTVKMGPPVVIRRWNAAAIKSGIQDPDVKRLRDVEASVIEPRAFEVSDKLRRMGWQQAEDGGAGFGDVQPRYVFQVPLANRSLDDVLKGFNQLWRRNIKKAEKAGVEVVQGGYEDLPTWQHLYEITAERDKFRPRPLSYFQRQWTALNSEDPNRMRLYIAKHEGEPLAAATMLTVGQHVWYSYGASANHKREVRPSNAMQWRMLRDSYALGAAVYDLRGISDTLDENDHLFGLIQFKVGTGGEAVEYVGEWDFPLNKMLHKALDIYMSRR, from the coding sequence ATGAGCCTGTCCCTGAGCACCATCAGCCGAGAGCAGCATCTGGCATACCTCCAGAGCCTGCCCTCGGCTAGCCACTGCCAGGTCCCGGCATGGGCCGACGTCAAGAACGAGTGGCGCTCGGAGAACCTCGGATGGTTCGACAAGTCCGGTGAACTCGTCGGCGCCGCGCTCGTGTTGTACCGCCAGCTGCCCAAGGTGAAGCGCTACCTCGCGTACCTCCCCGAGGGGCCCGTCATCAACTGGTTCGCCCCGAATCTGGAGGAGTGGCTCCAGCCGATGCTGGCCCACCTCAAGAACCAGGGCGCCTTCACCGTGAAGATGGGTCCGCCCGTCGTCATCCGCCGCTGGAACGCCGCCGCCATCAAGTCCGGCATCCAGGACCCGGACGTCAAGCGCCTGCGTGACGTGGAGGCTTCGGTCATCGAGCCCCGCGCCTTCGAGGTGTCCGACAAGCTGCGCCGCATGGGCTGGCAGCAGGCCGAGGACGGCGGCGCCGGCTTCGGCGACGTCCAGCCGCGCTACGTCTTCCAGGTGCCGCTGGCGAACCGTTCGCTGGACGACGTCCTCAAGGGCTTCAACCAGCTGTGGCGCCGCAACATCAAGAAGGCCGAGAAGGCAGGCGTCGAGGTCGTCCAGGGCGGCTACGAGGACCTGCCGACCTGGCAGCACCTGTACGAGATCACCGCCGAGCGCGACAAGTTCCGCCCGCGCCCTCTCAGTTACTTCCAGCGCCAGTGGACGGCCCTCAACTCCGAGGACCCCAACCGGATGCGCCTGTACATCGCGAAGCACGAGGGGGAGCCGCTGGCCGCCGCCACGATGCTCACCGTCGGCCAGCACGTCTGGTACTCCTACGGCGCCTCGGCCAACCACAAGCGCGAGGTCCGTCCCTCGAACGCGATGCAGTGGCGCATGCTGCGCGACTCCTACGCGCTCGGCGCCGCCGTCTACGACCTGCGCGGCATCAGTGACACCCTGGACGAGAACGATCACCTGTTCGGCCTGATCCAGTTCAAGGTCGGCACGGGCGGCGAGGCCGTCGAGTACGTCGGCGAGTGGGACTTCCCGCTCAACAAGATGCTGCACAAGGCGCTCGACATCTACATGTCGCGCCGCTGA
- the rpsF gene encoding 30S ribosomal protein S6: MRHYEVMVILDPDLEERAVSPLIENFLSVVREGNGKVEKVDTWGRRRLAYEIKKKPEGIYSVIDLQAEPAVVKELDRQMNLNESVLRTKVLRPETH, encoded by the coding sequence ATGCGTCACTACGAAGTGATGGTCATCCTCGACCCCGATCTCGAGGAGCGCGCTGTCTCCCCGCTGATCGAGAACTTCCTTTCCGTCGTCCGTGAGGGCAACGGAAAGGTCGAGAAGGTCGACACCTGGGGCCGTCGTCGTCTCGCTTACGAGATCAAGAAGAAGCCCGAGGGCATCTACTCGGTCATCGACCTGCAGGCCGAGCCCGCGGTCGTCAAGGAGCTTGACCGACAGATGAACCTGAACGAGTCGGTTCTCCGGACCAAGGTCCTTCGCCCCGAGACCCACTGA
- a CDS encoding single-stranded DNA-binding protein gives MAGETVITVVGNLVDDPELRFTPSGAAVAKFRVASTPRIFDKQTNEWKDGEGLFLTCSVWRQAAENVAESLQRGMRVIVQGRLKQRSYEDREGVKRTVYELDVEEVGPSLKNATAKVAKTTGRGGQGGYGGGQQQGGGGGGWGGAPSGGAPQGGGAPSDDPWASSAPAGGQQQGGGGGWGGSSGGSGGGYSDEPPF, from the coding sequence ATGGCAGGCGAGACCGTCATCACGGTCGTCGGCAATCTCGTCGACGACCCCGAGCTGCGCTTCACCCCCTCGGGTGCGGCGGTCGCGAAGTTCCGTGTCGCGTCCACTCCCCGCATCTTCGACAAGCAGACCAATGAGTGGAAGGACGGCGAAGGCCTGTTCCTGACCTGCTCGGTCTGGCGTCAGGCGGCGGAGAACGTCGCCGAGTCCCTTCAGCGGGGCATGCGCGTCATCGTGCAGGGCCGCCTGAAGCAGCGGTCGTACGAGGACCGTGAGGGTGTCAAGCGCACGGTCTACGAGCTGGACGTCGAGGAAGTCGGCCCCAGCCTGAAGAACGCCACGGCCAAGGTCGCCAAGACCACCGGTCGCGGCGGCCAGGGTGGATACGGCGGAGGTCAGCAGCAGGGTGGCGGCGGCGGTGGCTGGGGCGGAGCCCCCAGCGGCGGCGCCCCCCAGGGTGGCGGAGCTCCCTCCGACGACCCGTGGGCGTCCAGCGCGCCGGCCGGCGGCCAGCAGCAGGGCGGCGGGGGCGGCTGGGGCGGAAGCTCCGGCGGTTCCGGCGGTGGCTACTCGGACGAGCCGCCCTTCTAG
- the rpsR gene encoding 30S ribosomal protein S18 — protein sequence MAKPPVRKPKKKVCAFCKDKTAYVDYKDTNMLRKFISDRGKIRARRVTGNCTQHQRDVATAVKNSREMALLPYTSTAR from the coding sequence ATGGCGAAGCCGCCTGTGCGCAAGCCTAAGAAGAAGGTCTGCGCGTTCTGCAAGGACAAGACCGCGTACGTGGACTACAAGGACACGAACATGCTGCGGAAGTTCATTTCCGACCGCGGCAAGATCCGTGCCCGCCGCGTTACCGGCAACTGCACGCAGCACCAGCGTGACGTCGCCACGGCCGTCAAGAACAGCCGTGAGATGGCGCTGCTGCCCTACACGTCCACCGCGCGATAA
- the rplI gene encoding 50S ribosomal protein L9: MKIILTHEVSGLGTAGDVVDVKDGYARNYLVPRGFAIRWTKGGEKDVAQIRRARKIHEIATIEQANEVKGRLEGVKVRLATRAGDAGRLFGSVTPSDIATAIEASGGPKVDKRRVELGSPIKTLGSYQVSVRLHAEVVANVGIEVVAA; the protein is encoded by the coding sequence ATGAAGATCATCCTGACCCACGAGGTCTCTGGCCTCGGCACCGCCGGCGATGTCGTCGACGTCAAGGACGGTTACGCTCGCAACTACCTGGTCCCGCGTGGTTTCGCGATCCGCTGGACCAAGGGTGGCGAGAAGGACGTGGCGCAGATCCGCCGCGCCCGCAAGATCCACGAGATCGCGACCATCGAGCAGGCCAACGAGGTCAAGGGCCGGCTCGAGGGTGTCAAGGTCCGTCTGGCCACCCGCGCGGGTGACGCCGGTCGTCTCTTCGGCTCCGTGACGCCGTCCGACATCGCCACGGCGATCGAGGCGTCCGGTGGCCCGAAGGTCGACAAGCGTCGCGTGGAGCTGGGCTCCCCGATCAAGACCCTCGGTTCGTACCAGGTCTCCGTGCGTCTGCACGCCGAGGTCGTCGCGAACGTGGGCATCGAGGTCGTCGCCGCCTAA
- a CDS encoding MATE family efflux transporter — MTQAPTAAKAAPRRHDREILALAVPAFAALVAEPLFVMADSAIVGHLGTPQLAGLGIAAALLATAVSVFVFLAYATTAAVARRVGAGDLPSAIRQGMDGMWLALLLGIGVVTVVLPTAPALISLFGASDTVAPYAITYLRISALGIPAMLVVLAATGVIRGLQDTRTPLYVAIGGFALNGVLNVGLVYGAGLGIAGSAWGTVIAQCSMAAVYLVVVVRGARRHGASLRPDAAGIRACAQAGAPLLVRTLSLRAILMIATAVAARLGDADIAAHQILLSLWSLLAFALDAIAIAGQAIIGRYLGAGDTDGARAVCRRMVQWGIGSGVVLGLLVALTRPVFIPLFTGDPVVKDALLPALLVVALSQPVCGVVFVLDGVLMGAGDGPYLARAMLLTLAVFAPAALLVPTLGGGLTTLWWAMTLMMLVRMVTLQLRARSGHWLVAGATR; from the coding sequence ATGACACAGGCCCCCACAGCTGCGAAGGCTGCCCCGAGACGGCACGACCGCGAGATACTCGCCCTGGCCGTGCCGGCCTTCGCCGCCCTCGTCGCCGAACCCCTCTTCGTGATGGCCGACAGCGCCATCGTGGGCCACCTCGGCACCCCCCAGCTGGCCGGCCTGGGCATCGCCGCCGCACTCCTCGCGACCGCCGTGAGCGTCTTCGTCTTCCTGGCCTACGCCACCACCGCGGCCGTCGCGCGAAGGGTCGGCGCCGGCGACCTCCCGTCCGCCATCCGACAAGGCATGGACGGCATGTGGCTGGCGCTGCTGCTCGGCATCGGGGTCGTGACCGTCGTCCTGCCGACCGCGCCCGCGCTCATATCCCTCTTCGGCGCCTCGGACACCGTGGCCCCCTACGCGATCACCTACCTGCGGATCTCCGCCCTCGGTATCCCCGCGATGCTTGTGGTGCTCGCCGCCACCGGCGTCATACGCGGCCTCCAGGACACCCGGACGCCGCTCTACGTGGCCATCGGCGGCTTCGCCCTCAACGGCGTCCTCAACGTGGGGCTGGTCTACGGGGCGGGCCTCGGCATCGCCGGGTCCGCCTGGGGCACCGTCATCGCCCAGTGCTCCATGGCCGCCGTCTACCTCGTGGTGGTAGTCCGCGGAGCCCGGCGCCACGGGGCCTCCCTGCGGCCCGACGCTGCCGGGATCCGGGCCTGCGCCCAGGCGGGCGCGCCCCTGCTGGTCCGCACCCTGTCCCTGCGGGCCATCCTGATGATCGCGACGGCCGTGGCCGCCCGTCTCGGGGACGCCGACATCGCCGCCCACCAGATCCTGTTGTCCCTGTGGAGCCTGCTCGCCTTCGCCCTGGACGCCATCGCCATCGCCGGTCAGGCCATCATCGGCCGCTACCTGGGGGCCGGGGACACCGACGGCGCCCGCGCCGTCTGCCGGCGCATGGTCCAGTGGGGCATCGGCTCGGGAGTGGTCCTCGGACTGCTGGTGGCCCTGACCCGCCCGGTCTTCATCCCGCTGTTCACCGGTGACCCGGTGGTGAAGGACGCCCTCCTGCCCGCTCTGCTGGTCGTGGCCCTGTCCCAGCCGGTGTGCGGGGTCGTCTTCGTCCTGGACGGGGTACTGATGGGAGCCGGCGACGGCCCCTACCTCGCCCGAGCCATGCTGCTGACGCTCGCCGTGTTCGCCCCGGCCGCCCTGCTGGTCCCGACCCTGGGCGGCGGCCTGACCACCCTGTGGTGGGCGATGACGCTGATGATGCTCGTCCGGATGGTCACCCTCCAGCTGCGCGCCCGCTCCGGGCACTGGCTGGTGGCGGGCGCCACCCGCTGA
- the dnaB gene encoding replicative DNA helicase has translation MPEPMDDPWADSGPSDRLPARSRRDGDGRGRRQGRDDQDDRGREGGSWDGAGGGFERVPPQDLDAEQSVLGGMLLSKDAIADVVEVLKGHDFYRPSHETIYQAILDLYAKGEPADPITVGAELTRRGEISKVGGASYLHTLVQSVPTAANAEYYAEIVHERAVLRRLVAAGTKITQMGYAADGDVDEIVNSAQAEIYAVTEQRTSEDYLPLGDIMEGALDEIEAIGSRSGQMSGVPTGFTDLDSLTNGLHPGQMIVIAARPAMGKSTLALDFARACSIKSNLPSVIFSLEMGRNEIAMRLLSAEARVALHHMRSGTMTDDDWTRLARRMPDVSAAPLYIDDSPNLSMMEIRAKCRRLKQRNDLSLVVIDYLQLMQSGGSRRPESRQQEVSDMSRNLKLLAKELEVPVIALSQLNRGPEQRTDKKPMVSDLRESGSIEQDADMVILLHREDAYEKESPRAGEADLIVAKHRNGPTATITVAFQGHYSRFVDMANT, from the coding sequence ATGCCCGAGCCCATGGACGACCCCTGGGCCGACAGCGGTCCCAGTGACCGTCTGCCCGCCCGCTCGCGCCGCGACGGGGACGGCCGCGGCCGTCGCCAGGGCCGCGACGACCAGGACGACCGGGGCCGCGAGGGCGGCTCCTGGGACGGCGCCGGCGGCGGCTTCGAGCGGGTCCCCCCGCAGGACCTCGACGCCGAGCAGTCGGTGCTCGGTGGCATGCTGCTGTCCAAGGACGCGATCGCCGATGTCGTCGAGGTCCTCAAGGGACACGACTTCTACCGACCGTCGCACGAGACGATCTACCAGGCCATCCTCGACCTCTACGCCAAGGGCGAGCCGGCCGACCCGATCACGGTCGGCGCCGAGCTGACCCGACGCGGGGAGATCAGTAAGGTCGGCGGGGCCTCGTACCTGCACACTCTCGTGCAGTCCGTCCCCACTGCGGCCAATGCCGAGTACTACGCGGAGATCGTCCACGAGCGGGCCGTTCTGCGCCGCCTGGTCGCGGCCGGTACGAAGATCACGCAAATGGGTTACGCGGCCGACGGCGACGTCGACGAGATCGTCAACAGCGCCCAGGCCGAGATCTACGCCGTCACCGAGCAGCGGACCTCCGAGGACTACCTGCCGCTCGGCGACATCATGGAGGGCGCGCTCGACGAGATCGAGGCGATCGGCTCGCGCAGCGGCCAGATGTCCGGTGTCCCCACCGGATTCACAGACCTCGACTCCCTGACCAACGGCCTGCACCCCGGTCAGATGATCGTCATCGCCGCCCGTCCCGCCATGGGCAAGTCGACGCTCGCGCTGGACTTCGCACGGGCCTGCTCCATCAAGAGCAACCTGCCGAGCGTCATCTTCTCCCTCGAAATGGGCCGCAACGAGATCGCGATGCGCCTCCTCTCGGCGGAGGCGCGAGTCGCCCTGCACCACATGCGCTCGGGAACCATGACCGACGACGACTGGACCCGGCTCGCCCGCCGCATGCCCGACGTCTCGGCCGCCCCGCTCTACATCGACGACTCGCCGAACCTGTCGATGATGGAGATCCGGGCCAAGTGCCGTCGCCTCAAGCAGCGCAACGACCTGTCCCTCGTCGTCATCGACTACCTCCAGCTGATGCAGTCAGGCGGCTCGCGCCGGCCCGAGAGCCGCCAGCAGGAGGTCTCGGACATGTCCCGAAACCTCAAGCTGCTGGCCAAGGAGCTGGAGGTCCCCGTGATCGCGCTCTCCCAGCTGAATCGTGGCCCCGAACAGCGCACCGACAAGAAGCCGATGGTCTCCGACCTGCGTGAATCCGGCTCCATCGAGCAGGACGCCGACATGGTGATCCTGCTGCACCGTGAGGACGCGTACGAGAAGGAGTCCCCCCGCGCGGGCGAGGCCGACCTGATCGTCGCCAAGCACCGAAACGGTCCGACGGCGACCATCACCGTCGCCTTCCAGGGCCACTATTCGCGGTTCGTGGACATGGCCAACACGTAG